CACGGACGATGAGAATCGGTCGAACGAGTAGTGGCGCGACGCGGCGTTCTGCGTCGGAAGCGGATCAGACGAGGACGGCCGTCACCGCCACTCCGGGAGGGTGGCGGCGTCGGCGAGCGGCGCTGTAAGATAGGCGTCGTCGCAGCTGATATCGGCGATTACGAGCGTCTCGGTGGATCCATCCTCGACGGAGGCCATGACTTCGGCGTTCGTTTCCACCTCGGCTTCAGCGACCATATCCGGCGCCATGCATGACAACATGTAGCAACCACCTATATACCTGTCGGAACCATTCTCATGCATTGAAAACCCGGTGTCAGACGCCCGTCAGACGTGCGAACGACGGCGAGTCGGGCGTCGGAAAGACTGCC
This DNA window, taken from Halosimplex litoreum, encodes the following:
- a CDS encoding DUF7556 family protein — encoded protein: MAPDMVAEAEVETNAEVMASVEDGSTETLVIADISCDDAYLTAPLADAATLPEWR